Proteins from a genomic interval of Trifolium pratense cultivar HEN17-A07 linkage group LG6, ARS_RC_1.1, whole genome shotgun sequence:
- the LOC123888763 gene encoding tubulin beta-3 chain has product MREILHVQGGQCGNQIGSKFWEVVCDEHGIDPTGRYVGNSDLQLERVNVYYNEASCGRFVPRAVLMDLEPGTMDSVRTGPYGQIFRPDNFVFGQSGAGNNWAKGHYTEGAELIDSVLDVVRKEAENCDCLQGFQVCHSLGGGTGSGMGTLLISKIREEYPDRMMLTFSVFPSPKVSDTVVEPYNATLSVHQLVENADECMVLDNEALYDICFRTLKLTTPSFGDLNHLISATMSGVTCCLRFPGQLNSDLRKLAVNLIPFPRLHFFMVGFAPLTSRGSQQYRALTVPELTQQMWDSKNMMCAADPRHGRYLTASAMFRGKMSTKEVDEQMINVQNKNSSYFVEWIPNNVKSSVCDIAPRGLSMASTFIGNSTSIQEMFRRVSEQFTAMFRRKAFLHWYTGEGMDEMEFTEAESNMNDLVSEYQQYQDATADEEGEYEDEEEEQEHDAYE; this is encoded by the exons ATGAGAGAAATCCTTCACGTTCAAGGAGGACAATGCGGTAACCAAATCGGTTCAAAGTTCTGGGAGGTTGTTTGCGACGAGCACGGCATAGATCCAACCGGAAGATACGTCGGAAACTCAGATCTACAACTTGAGCGCGTCAATGTTTACTATAACGAAGCATCATGTGGAAGGTTTGTTCCACGCGCCGTCCTCATGGATTTAGAGCCTGGTACTATGGACAGTGTCCGTACTGGTCCTTACGGTCAGATCTTCCGTCCTGATAACTTCGTGTTCGGTCAGTCCGGCGCCGGTAACAATTGGGCGAAAGGACATTATACTGAAGGCGCGGAACTTATTGACTCCGTTCTCGATGTTGTTAGAAAAGAGGCTGAGAATTGTGATTGTCTTCAAG gGTTTCAGGTGTGTCATTCGTTGGGAGGAGGAACTGGATCTGGAATGGGAACGCTGTTGATATCGAAGATAAGAGAGGAGTATCCTGATAGGATGATGCTTACATTCTCTGTGTTTCCATCACCGAAGGTTTCTGATACTGTTGTTGAACCTTATAATGCTACTCTCTCTGTTCATCAGTTGGTTGAGAATGCTGATGAGTGTATGGTTCTTGATAATGAGGCTTTGTATGATATCTGCTTCAGGACTCTTAAATTGACTACTCCTAGCT TTGGTGACTTGAACCACTTGATCTCCGCAACTATGAGTGGAGTGACTTGCTGCCTTCGTTTCCCTGGTCAACTCAACTCTGATCTCAGGAAACTGGCTGTGAATCTTATCCCATTCCCTCGTCTTCACTTCTTTATGGTTGGTTTTGCGCCTCTTACCTCTCGTGGCTCTCAGCAGTACCGTGCATTGACTGTTCCAGAACTCACCCAGCAAATGTGGGATTCCAAAAACATGATGTGTGCTGCTGATCCCAGGCATGGCCGCTACCTCACTGCATCTGCCATGTTCAGGGGTAAGATGAGCACCAAAGAGGTGGATGAGCAAATGATTAATGTCCAGAACAAGAACTCTTCCTACTTTGTTGAGTGGATCCCCAACAATGTTAAGTCAAGTGTCTGTGACATTGCTCCTAGAGGTCTCTCCATGGCTTCCACATTCATTGGTAACTCAACCTCCATTCAAGAAATGTTCAGGAGGGTTAGCGAGCAATTCACTGCTATGTTTAGGAGGAAGGCTTTCTTGCATTGGTACACTGGCGAAGGCATGGATGAAATGGAATTCACAGAAGCAGAGAGCAACATGAATGACCTTGTATCTGAATACCAGCAGTACCAGGATGCCACTGCTGATGAAGAAGGAGAATATGAGGACGAGGAAGAGGAGCAAGAGCATGACGCATATGaataa